One Paroedura picta isolate Pp20150507F chromosome 16, Ppicta_v3.0, whole genome shotgun sequence genomic region harbors:
- the SLC16A11 gene encoding monocarboxylate transporter 11 isoform X1 yields MKQMQNESAFKCSSLLIKRQLFHQVPPVLVTVLVRGCSARVHGSSCHLISQESPPPHLVMSLTLEEPPDGGWGWLIVLSGFLANSLTYGVLRSLGVLFEDLVEAFDASAAQVSWVTAIALATEQFASPIGTAASKRYGSRPVVAAGGFLSSLGLLWASFSTSLLQLYLTLGFLTGFGWALSFAPVMGTLARYFSSRRSVAMGLALMGNGLSSFALSPLLRLLAESLAWRGAFLVTSALVLHLVVCGALLRPLVLPGDRLESGSLFDWPLFAQRGFGAFAFGTALLAAGYFTPYVHLEPFGRALGLDPYKAATLVSAAALSDALARLLAGCFADRRLIVPARLLVLLNSLTGGSLLLLPLASSYADSLALALLYGISAGSFATVAFGVLPEIVGIARVVNATGLCLMVMGVGGLLGPPLSGFLRDVTGNFTVSFLVGGTFILSASLVFLALPSVFAGCGACGGEGARAPRAQGEPHVLLVPCSAPAALTSTSPAV; encoded by the exons atgaagcaaatgcaGAATGAGTCAGCCTTCAAATGCAGCTCTTTGCTGATCAAGCGTCAACTTTTCCATCAGGTCCCCCCAGTTCTTGTTACCGTGCTGGTGAGGGGATGCTCTGCACGTGTTCATGGGAGCTCATGTCATCTCATTTCACAG gagtccccccctccccacctggtgATGTCGTTAACCCTCGAAGAGCCCCCGGAtgggggctggggctggctgATAGTCCTCTCCGGCTTCCTTGCAAATTCCCTCACCTACGGGGTCCTGCGGTCCCTTGGCGTCCTCTTTGAAGACCTCGTGGAGGCCTTTGATGCCAGTGCTGCCCAGGTGTCCTGGGTGACCGCCATCGCCTTGGCGACAGAGCAATTTGCCA GTCCAATCGGCACAGCTGCCAGCAAGCGTTACGGATCCCGGCCGGTGGTGGCAGCTGGAGGTTTCCTCTCCTCTCTGGGCCTTCTCTGGGCCTCCTTTAGCACCAGCTTGCTCCAGTTATACCTCACCTTGGGGTTTCTGACAG GCTTCGGCTGGGCCTTGTCCTTCGCCCCGGTGATGGGCACCCTGGCCCGCTACTTCTCCTCCCGGCGCTCCGTGGCCATGGGCCTGGCTCTGATGGGCAATGGCCTGTCCTCCTTCGCGCTTTCCCCGCTCCTGCGGCTCTTGGCTGAGTCCCTGGCCTGGCGTGGGGCCTTCCTGGTGACCTCCGCCTTGGTCCTCCACCTGGTGGTCTGCGGGGCCCTCCTCCGCCCCCTGGTCTTGCCCGGAGACCGGCTGGAGTCGGGGTCCTTGTTTGACTGGCCGCTGTTCGCCCAGCGAGGGTTCGGGGCCTTTGCTTTCGGCACTGCGCTGCTGGCGGCCGGATACTTCACCCCCTACGTGCACCTGGAGCCTTTCGGGCGGGCGCTGGGCCTCGACCCCTACAAAGCGGCCACCCTGGTGTCGGCCGCGGCTCTGTCGGATGCCCTGGCCCGCCTGCTGGCTGGCTGTTTTGCCGACCGTCGCCTCATCGTTCCAGCTCGTCTCCTGGTGCTGCTGAACTCCCTgacaggagggagcctcctcctgctcccgcTGGCCTCCTCCTACGCAGACTCCCTCGCCCTGGCTTTGCTCTACGGCATCAGCGCCGGGAGCTTTGCCACCGTAGCCTTTGGGGTCTTGCCGGAGATCGTGGGCATTGCGCGAGTCGTGAATGCAACCGGCCTCTGCCTGATGGTGATGGGCGTCGGAGGGCTGCTGGGACCCCCCTTGTCTG GCTTCCTGCGAGACGTCACAGGAAACTTCACGGTCTCATTCCTGGTGGGCGGGACCTTCATCCTCTCCGCCAGCCTGGTCTTCCTGGCCCTCCCGTCAGTTTTTGCTGGCTGCGGGGCCTGTGGGGGCGAGGGGGCAAGGGCTCCCAGGGCCCAAGGGGAGCCCCACGTCCTGCTGGTGCCGTGTTCAGCCCCTGCTGCTCTCACCAGCACGAGTCCCGCCGTATGA
- the SLC16A11 gene encoding monocarboxylate transporter 11 isoform X2: protein MSLTLEEPPDGGWGWLIVLSGFLANSLTYGVLRSLGVLFEDLVEAFDASAAQVSWVTAIALATEQFASPIGTAASKRYGSRPVVAAGGFLSSLGLLWASFSTSLLQLYLTLGFLTGFGWALSFAPVMGTLARYFSSRRSVAMGLALMGNGLSSFALSPLLRLLAESLAWRGAFLVTSALVLHLVVCGALLRPLVLPGDRLESGSLFDWPLFAQRGFGAFAFGTALLAAGYFTPYVHLEPFGRALGLDPYKAATLVSAAALSDALARLLAGCFADRRLIVPARLLVLLNSLTGGSLLLLPLASSYADSLALALLYGISAGSFATVAFGVLPEIVGIARVVNATGLCLMVMGVGGLLGPPLSGFLRDVTGNFTVSFLVGGTFILSASLVFLALPSVFAGCGACGGEGARAPRAQGEPHVLLVPCSAPAALTSTSPAV from the exons ATGTCGTTAACCCTCGAAGAGCCCCCGGAtgggggctggggctggctgATAGTCCTCTCCGGCTTCCTTGCAAATTCCCTCACCTACGGGGTCCTGCGGTCCCTTGGCGTCCTCTTTGAAGACCTCGTGGAGGCCTTTGATGCCAGTGCTGCCCAGGTGTCCTGGGTGACCGCCATCGCCTTGGCGACAGAGCAATTTGCCA GTCCAATCGGCACAGCTGCCAGCAAGCGTTACGGATCCCGGCCGGTGGTGGCAGCTGGAGGTTTCCTCTCCTCTCTGGGCCTTCTCTGGGCCTCCTTTAGCACCAGCTTGCTCCAGTTATACCTCACCTTGGGGTTTCTGACAG GCTTCGGCTGGGCCTTGTCCTTCGCCCCGGTGATGGGCACCCTGGCCCGCTACTTCTCCTCCCGGCGCTCCGTGGCCATGGGCCTGGCTCTGATGGGCAATGGCCTGTCCTCCTTCGCGCTTTCCCCGCTCCTGCGGCTCTTGGCTGAGTCCCTGGCCTGGCGTGGGGCCTTCCTGGTGACCTCCGCCTTGGTCCTCCACCTGGTGGTCTGCGGGGCCCTCCTCCGCCCCCTGGTCTTGCCCGGAGACCGGCTGGAGTCGGGGTCCTTGTTTGACTGGCCGCTGTTCGCCCAGCGAGGGTTCGGGGCCTTTGCTTTCGGCACTGCGCTGCTGGCGGCCGGATACTTCACCCCCTACGTGCACCTGGAGCCTTTCGGGCGGGCGCTGGGCCTCGACCCCTACAAAGCGGCCACCCTGGTGTCGGCCGCGGCTCTGTCGGATGCCCTGGCCCGCCTGCTGGCTGGCTGTTTTGCCGACCGTCGCCTCATCGTTCCAGCTCGTCTCCTGGTGCTGCTGAACTCCCTgacaggagggagcctcctcctgctcccgcTGGCCTCCTCCTACGCAGACTCCCTCGCCCTGGCTTTGCTCTACGGCATCAGCGCCGGGAGCTTTGCCACCGTAGCCTTTGGGGTCTTGCCGGAGATCGTGGGCATTGCGCGAGTCGTGAATGCAACCGGCCTCTGCCTGATGGTGATGGGCGTCGGAGGGCTGCTGGGACCCCCCTTGTCTG GCTTCCTGCGAGACGTCACAGGAAACTTCACGGTCTCATTCCTGGTGGGCGGGACCTTCATCCTCTCCGCCAGCCTGGTCTTCCTGGCCCTCCCGTCAGTTTTTGCTGGCTGCGGGGCCTGTGGGGGCGAGGGGGCAAGGGCTCCCAGGGCCCAAGGGGAGCCCCACGTCCTGCTGGTGCCGTGTTCAGCCCCTGCTGCTCTCACCAGCACGAGTCCCGCCGTATGA
- the LOC143825986 gene encoding monocarboxylate transporter 13-like, whose product MPPQGPSAEPPDGGWGWMIVLAAFLETALVFGVIRSFGVFFVEFMGYFGEPSTAVSWISSVTMATLLFTSPLASALAAQYGERPVGMVGGFLSGLGLFLASFATSLPQLYLFIGLLTGAGGTLVFSPSLALVARYFKRRRTLANTAVFSGAGMASLAFSPLFQLLVESYGWRGALLLVSGMVFHLVVSGALLRPLPLAPRDAVRPPLPGSRWGRWASLLGLPLLCHRPFVVFCVSGVLITAGHLMPFIHLLPYARETGFDEYQAASLVSVVGIADIVGRIVAGWLASWGPLRLIHHLSLWTLLTGASVLALPLGHNYARMVGISAGYGFLASAIIPLKFSTLTDIVGPDQIMGAIGLINLMEGFGALAGPPLSGWIRDTTGSYVASFQVAGSILFVAALALVAVPDYLPCFPADNPKDAKQSGSLAPQKVAALGLSGAEPPEA is encoded by the exons ATGCCGCCCCAGGGGCCCTCCGCTGAGCCTCCCGATGGGGGCTGGGGCTGGATGATCGTGTTGGCGGCTTTCCTGGAGACGGCCCTGGTCTTTGGGGTGATCCGATCTTTCGGGGTTTTCTTTGTGGAATTCATGGGTTATTTCGGGGAGCCGTCTACGGCCGTCTCTTGGATCTCCTCTGTTACCATGGCCACGCTGCTGTTCACCA GTCCTCTGGCCAGCGCCCTGGCTGCGCAGTATGGTGAACGGCCCGTGGGGATGGTCGGTGGGTTTCTCTCGGGGCTGGGACTCTTCCTGGCCTCCTTCGCCACCAGCCTGCCTCAGCTCTACCTCTTCATTGGTCTCCTCACAG GTGCCGGGGGCACCCtcgtcttctccccctccctggccttggTCGCTCGGTATTTCAAGCGGCGGCGCACCCTGGCCAACACGGCCGTGTTCTCCGGAGCGGGCATGGCTTCCCTGGCTTTCTCCCCCCTCTTCCAGCTCCTGGTGGAGTCCTACGGCTGGCGCGGGGCCCTCCTGCTCGTGTCCGGCATGGTCTTCCACCTGGTGGTGAGCGGGGCTCTCCTGCGGCCActgcccctggccccaagggATGCGGTGCGGCCTCCCCTGCCGGGGAGCCGATGGGGCCGGTGGGCCTCGCTCCTCGGGCTGCCTCTGCTCTGCCACCGACCCTTCGTGGTCTTCTGTGTCTCCGGAGTGCTCATCACCGCGGGCCACTTAATGCCTTTCATCCACCTGCTGCCCTATGCCAGGGAGACGGGCTTCGACGAATACCAAGCTGCCTCCCTGGTGTCTGTGGTGGGCATCGCCGATATCGTGGGTCGCATCGTGGCCGGCTGGCTGGCCAGTTGGGGCCCCCTGCGCCTCATCCACCACCTCAGCCTCTGGACCCTCCTGACGGGCGCCAGCGTGTTGGCGCTGCCCCTGGGGCACAATTACGCCCGGATGGTGGGCATCAGCGCCGGCTACGGGTTCCTGGCGAGCGCCATCATCCCCCTGAAGTTCTCCACTCTGACGGACATTGTGGGGCCAGACCAAATCATGGGGGCCATCGGGCTCATTAACCTGATGGAAGGCTTCGGGGCTCTGGCCGGGCCCCCGCTGTCGG GCTGGATCCGGGACACGACCGGCAGCTACGTGGCTTCCTTCCAGGTTGCTGGCTCCATCCTCTTTGTGGCCGCCCTGGCTCTTGTGGCCGTGCCAGACTACCTCCCCTGCTTCCCCGCAGACAACCCCAAGGACGCCAAGCAGAGCGGGAGCCTTGCCCCCCAGAAGGTGGCGGCTTTGGGGCTGAGTGGAGCTGAGCCGCCCGAGGCCTAG
- the ACAP1 gene encoding LOW QUALITY PROTEIN: arf-GAP with coiled-coil, ANK repeat and PH domain-containing protein 1 (The sequence of the model RefSeq protein was modified relative to this genomic sequence to represent the inferred CDS: substituted 2 bases at 2 genomic stop codons), with protein MAPPPALLPGAERGRRPAPPPPPPPPAPGTGRPWRLPSLRRCARPLSRRLLRRRCRLARAAAMTVPLDFEECLKDSPRFRAAIEKVETEVSVLETQLEKLLKLCTTMLESGRQYCSQSKNFVSGVQELSQNSPGDPMMSECLNKFSESLNHVISRHEELLETTQQAFKQQLQSLVKEDIKQFKETRKEFERSSESLSGALHHNAEVPRRRHHEAEEATLALKAARTAFRARALDYVLQINVIQSKKKFEILKFLLATMEAQSSYLEQGFHAARELAQYRKDLAAQLHQLVLESAREKRDMEQRHTVIKQKDLSQDYVVPELHTEPGLVVMEGYLYKRASNAFKTWSRRWFSIQSNQLVYQKKAKDALTVVVEDLRLCTVKPCPDHERRFCFEVVSPSKSCLLQADSERHQQAWVCAVQNSIASAYSEGPPEPPVQPLERAASLSVGKVQSPLGRRLRGGTDKHVVDQVQRLEGNAQCCDCREPAPEWASINLGITLCIECSGIHRSLGVHFSKVRSLTLDSWELXRXPGRLMCELGNRVINQIYEARIEEMNIKRPHSGSSRSEKEAWIRAKYVEKKFITKFPEVRGRLSQGGDGRGPEKPPRPFPKPRPPHLARRNAGPRESGASAEDLHSLHPGPLLYRAAAAPPSLPTMADALAHGADVNWVNVAQENRTPLLQAVAANSLLACEFLLQNGASVNQADHRGRGPLHHATILGHTGLACLFLKRGANMSAVDEEGKDPLSIAIDSANADIVTLLRLAKMREVELAQGQSGDETYLDIFHDFSLMASNDPDKLNRQTYNLKLTTL; from the exons ATGGCTCCTCCGCCCGCTCTCCTCCCCGGGGCGGAGCGGGGCCGGCGGCcggcgcctcctcctcctcctcctccgcctgcccCTGGCACGGGCCGGCCCTGGCGGCTCCCCTCGCTGCGCCGCTGCGCCCGGCCGCTCTCCCGACGCCTCCTCCGACGCCGCTGCCGCCTCGCCCGCGCCGCCGCCATGACCGTCCCGCTGGACTTCGAGGAGTGCCTCAAGGACTCGCCCCGCTTCAG ggcTGCTATCGAGAAGGTGGAAACGGAGGTGTCTGTGCTGGAGACCCAGCTGGAGAAG cTGCTGAAACTGTGCACCACCATGCTGGAGTCGGGGCGGCAATATTGTTCCCAGAGCAAGAACTTTGTGTCTGGCGTCCAGGAGCTCTCGCAGAATTCCCCGGGGGACCCCATGATGAGC GAGTGTCTCAACAAATTTTCGGAGAGCCTCAACCACGTGATCAGCAGGCACGAG GAACTCCTGGAAACCACCCAAcaggccttcaagcagcagctgcagagtTTGGTGAAAGA AGACATTAAGCAGTTCAAGGAGACCCGCAAGGAATTCGAACGCAGCAGCGAATCCCTCTCTGGCGCCCTCCACCACAATGCCGAGGTGCCCCGGCGACGCCACCACGAGGCCGAAGAGGCCACGCTCGCGTTGAAGGCCGCCCGCACCGCCTTCCGTGCTCGGGCCCTCGACTACGTCCTCCAG ATCAACGTGATCCAGTCAAAGAAGAAATTTGAGATCCTGAAGTTT CTGTTGGCAACCATGGAAGCCCAGTCCTCGTACCTGGAGCAGGGGTTCCACGCGGCAAGAGAGCTGGCGCAGTACCGGAAGGACTTGGCGGCACAG CTCCATCAGCTGGTTCTGGAGTCGGCCCGAGAAAAGCGGGACATGGAGCAACGGCACACGGTCATCAAGCAGAAA GACCTGTCGCAAGACTATGTGGTTCCTGAGCTACATACAGAGCCAGGGCTGGTGGTGATGGAGGGCTACCTGTACAAGAGGGCCAGCAACGCCTTCAAGACCTGGAGCAG GCGCTGGTTTTCCATACAAAGCAACCAGTTGGTCTACCAGAAAAAGGCCAAG gaCGCCTTGACAGTGGTGGTCGAAGACCTGCGGCTGTGCACCGTGAAGCCGTGTCCGGACCACGAACGGCGCTTCTGCTTCGAGGTGGTTTCGCCCTCCAA gagcTGTCTCCTCCAAGCGGATTCGGAGCGCCACCAGCAGGCCTGGGTGTGTGCCGTTCAGAACAGCATCGCTTCGGCTTACAGTGAGGGGCCCCCGGAGCCCCCCGTGCAg CCCCTGGAACGAGCCGCGTCTCTCTCCGTGGGCAAGGTCCAGTCCCCCTTGGGCCGGCGGCTGCGGGGGGGCACAGACAAGCACGTGGTGGATCAGGTCCAGCGCCTGGAGGGCAACGCCCAGTGCTGCGATTGCCGGGAGCCTGCCCCCGAATGGGCCAGCATCAACCTGGGCATCACGCTGTGCATCGAGTGCTCGGGCATCCACAG gagtCTCGGTGTGCATTTCTCCAAGGTGCGATCGCTGACGCTGGACTCTTGGGAATTGTGAAGGTAACCGGGGCGG CTGATGTGTGAATTGGGAAATCGCGTCATCAACCAGATCTATGAAGCACGGATAGAGGAGATGAACATAAAACGCCCCCATTCGGGCAGTTCACG gtcaGAGAAAGAGGCCTGGATCAGGGCCAAGTATGTGGAAAAGAAATTTATCACCAAGTTCCCTGAGGTTCGGGGGCGGCTGAGTCAGGGTGGGGATGGGCGTGGGCCCGAGAAGCCCCCCAGACCATTCCCCAAACCGAGACCTCCACATCTGGCTCGGAGGAATGCAG GGCCCCGGGAGAGCGGGGCGTCGGCAGAGGACCTCCACAGCTTGCACCCGGGACCCCTCCTGTACCGTGCAGCAGCCGCGCCCCCGAGCTTGCCCACCATGGCGGATGCCCTGGCCCACGGCGCGGACGTCAACTGGGTCAACGTGGCTCAGGAGAACCGCACGCCTCTGCTCCAGGCCGTGGCTGCG AATTCCCTCCTGGCCTGCGAATTCTTGCTGCAGAACGGGGCCAGCGTCAACCAGGCAGACCACAGGGGCCGAGGGCCCCTCCACCATGCCACCATCTTGGGCCACACTGG GCTGGCCTGCTTGTTCCTCAAACGGGGCGCCAACATGAGTGCGGTGGACGAGGAAGGGAAAGACCCCCTCTCTATCGCCATCGATTCGGCCAATGCAGACATCGTGACTTT ACTCCGCTTGGCCAAGATGCGTGAGGTGGAGCTAGCTCAGGGCCAGTCAG GCGATGAGACCTACCTCGACATCTTCCACGACTTTTCCCTCATGGCCTCCAACGACCCCGACAAGCTGAACCGGCAGACCTACAACCTGAAACTCACCACCTTGTGA